The Corynebacterium pseudopelargi genome contains a region encoding:
- a CDS encoding response regulator transcription factor produces MTTILLVEDEASLADPLAFLLRKEGFEVIHAADGPAALELFRSNDIDIVLLDLMLPGMSGTDVCRELRAESQVPVIMVTARDSEIDKVVGLELGADDYVTKPYSSRELIARVRAVLRRGGEPVYEEEDEQILEGGRVRMDVERHTVTVDGEPVQMPLKEFDLLEYLLRNAGRVLTRGQLIDRIWGADYVGDTKTLDVHIKRLRSKVELEPKSPRNLVTVRGLGYKFEL; encoded by the coding sequence GTGACCACGATTCTGCTCGTTGAAGACGAGGCCTCCCTTGCCGACCCTCTCGCGTTTTTGCTGCGCAAAGAGGGCTTTGAGGTCATCCACGCCGCCGATGGGCCTGCGGCACTAGAGCTGTTTCGTAGCAACGACATCGACATCGTCTTACTCGACCTCATGCTGCCCGGCATGTCCGGCACCGATGTCTGCCGCGAGCTTCGGGCGGAATCACAAGTCCCAGTGATTATGGTGACGGCCCGCGACTCCGAGATTGACAAGGTAGTCGGCCTCGAGCTCGGCGCCGATGATTATGTAACCAAGCCCTATTCTTCACGCGAGCTGATCGCCCGCGTGCGTGCCGTGCTGCGCCGCGGTGGCGAGCCGGTGTATGAGGAAGAAGACGAGCAGATCCTCGAAGGCGGCCGCGTGCGCATGGACGTAGAGCGCCACACCGTCACCGTGGATGGCGAACCGGTGCAGATGCCGCTCAAAGAGTTTGATCTCTTGGAGTATTTGCTGCGCAACGCCGGGCGAGTGCTCACTCGCGGCCAGCTCATCGACCGCATCTGGGGTGCCGATTATGTAGGCGATACCAAAACCCTGGACGTGCACATCAAGCGCCTGCGCTCCAAGGTAGAACTGGAGCCGAAATCGCCACGCAACCTCGTTACTGTGCGCGGTCTTGGCTATAAGTTTGAGCTTTAA
- a CDS encoding sensor histidine kinase, which translates to MTILAAFLLGVVVAGLALPAFQWLQKRVRRYRSASTLNANQVTTVSQVLHLTVQGSPTGVTVIDRSGGVLLSNTPAHEMGIVHERSLNPDIWQQAAECFDDQETHTVELATDQRRPGGRITSVRAVVKPLSLVDDRFVVVFSTDESESQRMESARRDFVANVSHELKTPVGGMALLAEALTEAADDPDQVAYFAERLQSEAHRLADMINELISLSKLQGAEALPDMAPVAIDEVVDEAIARNYLAAENAGIELTRTKPTGVQVMGDKNLLITALSNLVSNAINYSPNAMPVSVSTKVVSDATVLIRVIDRGIGIAPADQKRVFERFFRVDKARSRSTGGTGLGLAIVKHVAANHGGSVKLWSRPGAGSTFTLELPIASNQPVAHEAIASEVPPRLSGSLRNSIPRVGVRRKDKS; encoded by the coding sequence GTGACAATTCTGGCAGCTTTCCTGTTGGGCGTGGTCGTAGCCGGCCTCGCCCTACCTGCGTTTCAGTGGTTGCAAAAACGAGTGCGACGCTACCGCTCTGCCAGCACCTTGAATGCCAATCAGGTCACCACTGTAAGCCAGGTGCTTCACCTTACGGTGCAGGGTTCGCCCACGGGAGTTACGGTGATTGACCGCTCGGGTGGGGTGTTGCTTTCTAATACGCCCGCCCACGAGATGGGCATTGTGCACGAGCGTTCGCTGAATCCCGATATTTGGCAGCAGGCCGCCGAGTGCTTTGATGATCAAGAAACGCACACCGTGGAGTTGGCCACCGATCAGCGCCGCCCCGGTGGTCGCATTACTTCGGTGCGTGCGGTGGTCAAGCCCCTTTCGCTTGTCGACGATCGATTTGTGGTTGTTTTTTCCACCGATGAATCCGAGAGCCAGCGCATGGAATCTGCCAGGCGAGATTTCGTGGCCAATGTCTCCCATGAACTCAAAACGCCTGTCGGTGGCATGGCCTTATTGGCAGAAGCGCTCACCGAGGCCGCCGATGACCCAGATCAGGTGGCGTATTTTGCCGAGCGCCTCCAAAGCGAAGCGCATCGCTTGGCCGACATGATCAATGAGCTGATCTCCTTGTCTAAATTGCAAGGAGCCGAGGCCTTGCCGGATATGGCGCCGGTGGCCATCGACGAGGTGGTGGACGAGGCCATTGCGCGCAATTATCTAGCGGCAGAAAACGCCGGTATTGAGCTCACCCGCACCAAACCCACTGGCGTGCAGGTGATGGGGGATAAGAACCTGCTTATCACCGCGTTATCGAATCTGGTGAGTAACGCCATTAATTACTCGCCCAATGCGATGCCTGTTTCTGTGAGCACCAAGGTGGTTTCCGATGCCACGGTGCTGATCCGGGTGATTGACCGCGGCATTGGCATTGCGCCGGCGGATCAAAAGCGAGTATTTGAGCGCTTCTTCCGCGTGGATAAAGCTCGTTCCCGATCTACCGGCGGCACGGGCTTGGGGTTAGCTATCGTAAAACATGTGGCTGCAAACCACGGCGGTAGCGTCAAATTGTGGTCTAGGCCAGGCGCCGGTTCCACATTCACACTAGAGTTGCCCATTGCTAGCAATCAGCCCGTTGCACACGAAGCAATCGCCTCCGAGGTGCCGCCACGGCTGAGTGGTTCATTGCGAAACAGCATTCCCAGAGTGGGAGTCAGACGAAAGGACAAGTCGTGA